One part of the Pseudoliparis swirei isolate HS2019 ecotype Mariana Trench chromosome 6, NWPU_hadal_v1, whole genome shotgun sequence genome encodes these proteins:
- the tjp1b gene encoding tight junction protein ZO-1 isoform X7, whose protein sequence is MEETVIWEQHTVTLHRAPGFGFGIAISGGRDNPHFQSGETSIVISDVLKGGPADGLLQENDRVVMVNAVSMDNVEHAYAVQQLRKSGKIAKITIRRKRKVHVPMGRLGERETMSEHDEEEDSYDEEIYETRSGRSAAYSGVGGAMSRRSGRSSGRRDRRRERSGSRERSLSPRLDRHSHNLPPRPAKITLVKSRKNEAEYGLRLASHIFVKDISPESLAARDGNIQEGDVVLKINGTVTENLSLIDAKKLIERSKGKLKMVVQRDDRATLLNIPDLDDSIASANASDRDDISDIHSLASDHSNRSHDRHRSSRSRSPDRRSEPSDHSRHSPPQISNGSSHRSRDDERSSKPSSTPVKLPEDVPLPKPKEAAVAREEKQLPPLPEPKPVYAQPGQPDVDLPVSPSDAPMPSAAHDESILRPSMKLVKFRKGESVGLRLAGGNDVGIFVAGVLEDSPASKEGLDEGDQILRVNNVDFSNIIREEAVLFLLDLPKGEEVTILAQKKKDVYRRIVESDVGDSFYIRTHFEYEKESPYGLSFNKGEVFRVVDTLYNGKLGSWLAIRIGKNHQEVERGIIPNKNRAEQLSSVQYTLPKTAGGDRADFWRFRGLRSSKRNLRKSREDLSSQPVQTKFPAYERVVLREAGFLRPVVIFGPIADVAREKLAREEPDLFELAKSEPRDAGTDQRSSGIIRLHTIKQIIDRDKHAVLDITPNAVDRLNYAQWYPIVVFLNPDTKQGVKNMRTRLCSESRKSARKLYERAIKLRKNNHHLFTTTINMNNMNDGWYGALKETTQQQQNQLVWVSEGKADGTTEDDLDIHDDRLSYLSAPGSEYSMYSTDSRHTSDYEDTDTEGGAYTDQELDETLNDEVGLPTEPAITRSSEPVREDPPVIQDTPGYPGYQQPVQPDPASRIDPAGFKMAAPQQRAEAAPPPAVEQPVQLEPMHLEEPPAAAAAPQADSLSSLSPAPELIQSPHEPHPSGPPGPEPKMYKKDLYNMEDPVRIHHGLKQSLSYCHQPFQDKQPYREYHHPPYGYDGYSEPKPHNTDSHPHYDNRVPHYNEQWPPYDQQTSSSQPAGYQPGHQQPMGYNARSPYDDGPGRDYSPTRPRYDEAPPAGYDGRRRHSKPGPVRYDELPPPSAYDARSPYEAEPHGFPINSPRSPEPPKQYYGDSGLRPTYIPGPANRGFKQGMHEPMMNSEPTIPLPKPETLPSPGEPATTPGSKPLPPPPREDLDEDPAMKPQSVLNRVKMFENKRSVSMDRAKEGGESALRPADVPKPVIAPGPVLKANSLSNLEQEKSSYRAPEPQKPHTNHYDPDEDEEYYRKQLSYFDRRSFDSKAMSQPSPGINRFHDLPKPAQMSYPYNRVESVEKVSPVEKRYEPLLQISPSSQYGPPGSATSPNTLLKLSPNDANSIPELLSSTNPKPELPALRPAGRDDPPPGGYLPPRGLPDKSPVNGVETAPPKTLGAPTSYNRYVPKPYSSSARPFERKFESPKFNHNLLPNDTPVKTELFGKPSGGKPALSPQPPDHDSGLDTFTRTVDNRPKYQHNNINAIPKAVPVSPSTLDDDDEDEGHTVVATARGIFNCNGGVLSSIETGVSIIIPQGAIPENVEQEIYFKVCRDNSILPPLDKEKGETLLSPLVMCGPHGLKFLKPVELRLPHCASMTPDGWSFALKSSDSSSGDPKTWQNKSLPGDPNYLVGANCVSVLIDHF, encoded by the exons ATGGAGGAGACTGTCATTTGGGAACAGCACACAGTAACACTGCACAGG GCACCAGGGTTTGGCTTCGGGATAGCCATATCAGGAGGTCGAGATAACCCTCATTTTCAGAGTGGCGAGACCTCCATTGTAATTTCGGATGTGCTGAAAGGTGGCCCTGCAGATGGCCTGCTGCA GGAAAATGACAGAGTCGTTATGGTCAATGCTGTCTCCATGGACAATGTGGAGCACGCATACGCCGTCCAGCAGCTTCGTAAAAGTGGGAAAATTGCCAAAATT ACAATCAGACGGAAGAGAAAGGTGCATGTCCCCATGGGCCGCCTCGGGGAGAGAGAAACTATGTCGGAGcatgacgaggaggaggacagctATGACGAAGAGATCTACGAGACGCGGAGCGGACGCAGCGCGGCCTACAGCGGTGTGGGCGGGGCCATGAGCCGGCGCAGCGGCCGGAGCAGCGGGCGGCGGGACAGGCGACGTGAACGCAGCGGCTCGCGAGAGAGGAGCCTCTCCCCGCGCTTAGACCGCCACTCGCACAACCTGCCCCCGCGTCCCGCAAAGATCACACTTGTCAAATCTCGCAAAAATGAAG CAGAATATGGCCTCCGCCTGGCCAGCCACATCTTTGTCAAGGACATTTCCCCCGAGAGCCTGGCAGCCAGAGACGGCAACATCCAGGAAGGAGATGTTGTTCTGAAG ATCAATGGCACAGTGACAGAAAACCTCTCCTTGATAGATGCCAAGAAGCTGATAGAAAGGTCAAAGGGCAAGCTAAAAATGGTTGTGCAGAGGGACGACAGGGCGACCCTGCTGAACATCCCTGACCTCGATGACAGCATCGCTTCAGCCAACGCCTCTGACCGAGACG ACATTTCAGATATCCATTCTCTGGCATCCGACCATTCCAATCGATCGCATGACAGACATCGCAGCAGCCGCTCCCGCTCTCCAGACAGAAGATCTGAACCCTCAGACCACTCCAGACACTCGCCCCCACAGATCAGCAATGGCAG cagTCACAGAAGTCGTGATGACGAACGGTCCTCGAAGCCGTCTTCTACTCCAGTGAAGCTACCAGAGGACGTTCCTCTGCCCAAACCGAAGGAGGCGGCTGTTGCTCGAGAGGAGAAACAGCTCCCACCACTCCCAG AGCCCAAGCCGGTGTATGCTCAGCCTGGACAGCCAGATGTAGACCTGCCAGTCAGTCCCTCTGATGCCCCTATGCCGAGTGCTGCCCATGACGAAAGCATCCTACG GCCAAGCATGAAGCTGGTGAAGTTCAGGAAGGGGGAGAGCGTGGGGCTGCGGCTGGCCGGGGGGAACGACGTGGGCATCTTTGTAGCCGGAGTGCTCGAGGACAGCCCGGCTTCTAAGGAGGGCCTGGATGAGGGCGACCAAATACTCAGG GTAAATAATGTAGATTTTTCAAACATAATCCGAGAGGAGGCGGTGCTGTTCCTACTGGACCTCCCTAAGGGTGAAGAGGTCACCATTCTGgcccagaagaagaaagatg TGTATCGGCGGATTGTGGAGTCTGATGTCGGGGACTCCTTCTACATCCGGACACACTTTGAGTACGAGAAGGAATCTCCGTACGGGTTGAGCTTTAACAAGGGGGAGGTGTTCCGGGTGGTGGACACCCTCTACAACGGGAAGCTGGGCTCCTGGCTGGCGATCCGCATCGGCAAGAATCAccaagaggtggagagaggcatCATCCCCAACAAAAACAG AGCGGAGCAGCTGTCCAGCGTGCAATACACTCTCCCCAAAACAGCGGGCGGCGACAGGGCGGACTTCTGGAGGTTTCGTGGTCTTCGGAGTTCAAAGAGGAACCTGAGGAAGAGCAGAGAGGATCTCTCCTCCCAGCCAGTCCAGACAAAGTTCCCGGCTTATGAAAGAGTTGTactgagagagg CCGGTTTCCTGAGACCCGTGGTGATATTTGGGCCGATAGCTGATGTTGCTCGAGAAAAGCTTGCCAGAGAAGAGCCAGATCTTTTTGAGCTTGCGA AGAGTGAACCGAGAGATGCAGGAACAGACCAGCGGAGTTCAGGAATCATTCGTCTTCACACCATCAAGCAGATCATTGACAGA GACAAACACGCCGTCCTGGACATCACCCCCAACGCTGTGGACCGACTGAACTACGCTCAGTGGTACCCGATTGTGGTCTTCCTAAATCCTGATACGAAGCAGGGGGTGAAGAACATGAGGACCAGGCTGTGTTCAGAGTCCAGGAAGAGCGCCAGGAAGCTCTATGAGAGAGCCATCAAACTGAGGAAGAATAATCACCACCTGTTCACCA CCACCATCAACATGAACAATATGAATGACGGCTGGTACGGAGCTCTGAAAGAAACgacccagcagcagcagaaccagttgGTGTGGGTGTCGGAGGGCAag GCGGATGGCACGACGGAGGATGACTTGGACATCCACGACGACCGTCTGTCCTACCTGTCCGCGCCAGGAAGTGAATACTCCATGTACAGCACGGACAGCCGCCACACGTCTGACTACGAGGACACGGACACGGAGGGCGGAGCCTACACGGACCAGGAGCTGGACGAGACGCTGAACGACGAAGTGGGCCTGCCCACGGAGCCCGCCATCACCCGCTCTTCCGAGCCCGTGCGAGAAGACCCGCCAGTAATTCAGGACACCCCTGGTTACCCTGGATACCAGCAACCGGTGCAGCCCGACCCAGCTAGTCGCATAGACCCTGCCGGGTTCAAGATGGCTGCGCCGCAACAG CGAGCTGAGgctgctccgccccctgctgTTGAGCAGCCTGTACAGCTTGAGCCTATGCACCTAGAGGAGCCGCCTGCTGCAGCCGCAGCTCCTCAGGCCGACTCACTTAGCAGCCTCAGCCCTGCCCCTGAGCTTATTCAGTCACCACATGAACCCCACCCATCTGGACCGCCTGGTCCAGAACCAAAG ATGTACAAGAAAGATCTGTACAATATGGAGGACCCTGTGCGTATCCACCATGGCCTGAAGCAGTCTTTGAGCTACTGTCACCAGCCGTTCCAGGACAAACAGCCATACCGCGAATACCACCACCCGCCTTACGGATACGACGGCTACTCAGAACCAAAGCCTCACAACACCGACTCTCACCCGCACTACGACAACCGTGTGCCTCATTACAACGAACAGTGGCCCCCCTACGACCAGCAGACCTCGTCCTCCCAGCCCGCAGGGTACCAGCCGGGCCACCAGCAACCCATGGGCTACAACGCCCGGTCGCCCTACGACGACGGACCGGGGCGGGACTACAGCCCCACTCGGCCGCGTTACGACGAGGCCCCTCCCGCGGGCTACGACGGCCGCCGACGGCACAGTAAACCTGGGCCCGTTCGTTACGATGAGCTCCCGCCCCCGTCTGCCTACGATGCCCGCTCCCCTTACGAGGCAGAACCTCACGGCTTCCCCATTAATTCGCCTCGATCGCCGGAGCCCCCAAAGCAGTATTACGGTGACTCTGGTCTGAGGCCCACCTACATTCCTGGGCCGGCAAACCGTGGCTTTAAGCAAGGGATGCACGAGCCGATGATGAACTCTGAGCCCACAATTCCCCTTCCTAAACCAGAGACCCTGCCCTCTCCCGGTGAGCCAGCGACCACTCCGGGATccaaacccctcccccctccgccACGGGAAGACCTGGACGAGGACCCGGCCATGAAGCCACAGTCGGTGCTCAACAGAGTGAAGATGTTTGAGAATAAACGGTCTGTTTCTATGGACAGGGCTAAAGAAGGAGGGGAATCGGCTCTCAGG CCGGCAGATGTTCCTAAACCTGTGATTGCACCTGGCCCCGTCCTCAAAGCCAACTCCCTGAGCAACCTGGAGCAGGAGAAGTCCAGCTACAG GGCCCCTGAGCCACAGAAGCCTCATACGAACCACTATGACCCAGATGAGGACGAGGAGTACTACAGGAAGCAGTTGTCCTACTTCGATCGCCGCAGCTTCGACAGCAAGGCCATGAGCCAACCGAGTCCTGGCATCAACCGCTTCCACGATCTGCCCAAACCAGCTCAGATGTCCTACCCTTACAACAG agtGGAGTCTGTAGAGAAGGTGAGTCCAGTGGAGAAACGATATGAACCCTTGCTACAAATCAGCCCATCCTCTCAGTACGGGCCCCCGGGGTCCGCCACGTCGCCCAACACACTGCTCAAGCTCAGCCCCAACGACG CCAACTCCATACCCGAGCTACTGAGTTCAACCAATCCTAAACCCGAGCTGCCAGCTCTCAGGCCGGCCGGCCGAGATGACCCCCCCCCTGGCGGCTACCTGCCCCCCAGGGGCCTCCCCGACAAATCCCCGGTCAATGGCGTCGAAACGGCGCCCCCGAAGACGCTGGGCGCTCCGACGAGCTACAACCGCTACGTCCCCAAGCCGTACAGCAGCTCCGCCCGGCCCTTCGAGCGCAAGTTTGAGAGCCCCAAGTTCAACCACAACCTGCTGCCCAACGACACGCCGGTGAAGACGGAGCTCTTCGGGAAGCCCAGCGGGGGGAAGCCGGCGCTGTCGCCGCAGCCCCCGGACCACGACAGCGGTCTGGACACCTTCACGCGCACCGTGGACAACAGGCCCAAATACCAGCACAATAACATCAACGCCATTCCCAAGGCCGTCCCTGTCAG CCCCAGCACGctggacgacgacgacgaggacgaAGGACACACGGTGGTGGCCACGGCCCGGGGGATTTTCAACTGTAACGGAGGGGTCCTGAGCTCCATCGAGACGGGCGTCAGCATCATCATCCCCCAGGGCGCCATCCCCGAGAACGTGGAGCAGGAGATTTACTTCAAGgtgtgccgggacaacagcatCCTGCCCCCCCTCGACAAGGAGAAAG GAGAAACGCTGCTAAGTCCGCTGGTGATGTGCGGCCCGCATGGACTCAAGTTCCTGAAGCCAGTGGAGCTGCGCTTACCTCACTGTGCGTCTATGACCCCCGATGGTTGGTCTTTTGCTCTAAAATCCTCCGACTCCTCGTCGG